A section of the Streptococcus oriscaviae genome encodes:
- a CDS encoding phospho-sugar mutase encodes MTYQETYQTWLDYAELPAYLREDLLAMDEKTKEDAFYTTLEFGTAGMRGYIGAGTNRINIYVVRQATEGLAKLVESKGDEAKKRGVAIAYDSRHFSPEFAFESAQVLAAHGIKSYVFESLRPTPELSFAVRHYNAIAGIMVTASHNPKEFNGYKVYGEDGGQMPPADADALTDFIRAIDNPFAVKLADLEESKATGLVTVLGEETDAKYLEELKDLTINPKLIEEYGKDMKIVYTPLHGTGEMLARRALAQAGFESVQVVESQATPDPDFSTVSSPNPESQAAFALAEELGRQVDADVLLATDPDADRVGVEVRQADGSYWNLSGNQIGAIIAKYILEAHKQAGTLPENAALAKSIVSTELVTKIAESYGATMFNVLTGFKFIAEKIQEFEEKHNHTYMFGFEESFGYLIKPFVRDKDAIQAVLMVAEIAAYYRSRGLTLADGIDEIFKEYGYFAEKTISVTLSGKDGAAQIKAIMAKFRENAPKQFNATDIAVFEDFVLQTKTDKDGNVTTLTTPPSDVLKYTLADDSWFAVRPSGTEPKIKFYIATVGETLAEAEEKIANIEKEINEFVG; translated from the coding sequence ATGACTTATCAAGAAACCTACCAAACATGGCTCGACTATGCGGAACTTCCTGCTTATTTGCGCGAAGACCTCCTAGCGATGGATGAAAAGACAAAAGAAGATGCCTTCTATACTACACTCGAATTTGGTACTGCAGGTATGCGTGGCTATATTGGTGCAGGTACAAACCGTATCAATATTTACGTTGTTCGTCAGGCTACTGAAGGTTTGGCAAAACTTGTTGAATCTAAGGGTGACGAAGCGAAGAAACGCGGCGTTGCCATCGCCTACGACTCTCGCCACTTCTCTCCAGAATTCGCTTTTGAATCGGCACAAGTTCTGGCAGCCCACGGCATCAAATCCTATGTATTTGAAAGCCTTCGTCCGACTCCTGAGTTGTCATTTGCTGTTCGTCACTACAATGCTATCGCAGGTATTATGGTAACAGCCAGCCACAACCCGAAAGAGTTCAACGGTTATAAGGTCTATGGTGAAGATGGCGGTCAAATGCCACCAGCAGATGCGGATGCACTGACTGACTTCATCCGTGCCATCGACAACCCATTCGCTGTGAAATTGGCAGACCTTGAAGAAAGCAAGGCAACTGGCCTTGTCACTGTATTGGGCGAAGAAACAGATGCTAAGTACCTAGAAGAACTCAAGGATTTGACCATCAATCCAAAATTGATTGAAGAATACGGCAAAGACATGAAGATTGTCTATACACCGCTTCATGGTACGGGTGAAATGCTAGCACGCCGTGCGCTTGCTCAAGCTGGCTTTGAATCTGTTCAGGTTGTTGAAAGCCAAGCAACACCAGATCCAGACTTCTCTACCGTTTCCTCTCCAAACCCAGAAAGCCAGGCTGCCTTTGCCCTTGCTGAAGAATTGGGTCGCCAAGTTGATGCGGATGTTCTTCTTGCGACCGACCCAGATGCAGACCGTGTAGGGGTTGAAGTTCGTCAAGCTGACGGTTCTTACTGGAACTTGTCTGGTAACCAAATTGGTGCCATCATTGCTAAGTACATTCTTGAAGCCCACAAGCAAGCTGGAACCCTTCCAGAAAATGCCGCTCTTGCTAAGTCTATCGTTTCTACTGAATTGGTTACTAAGATTGCTGAAAGCTACGGTGCAACCATGTTCAACGTTTTGACTGGTTTCAAGTTCATCGCAGAAAAAATTCAAGAGTTTGAAGAAAAACACAACCATACCTATATGTTTGGTTTTGAAGAAAGCTTCGGCTACTTGATTAAACCATTCGTTCGTGACAAGGATGCAATTCAGGCTGTTCTTATGGTAGCTGAAATTGCTGCCTACTACCGTTCACGCGGTTTGACTTTGGCAGATGGTATCGATGAAATCTTCAAAGAATATGGTTACTTCGCTGAAAAGACCATCTCCGTTACCCTTTCAGGTAAAGATGGGGCAGCACAAATCAAGGCTATCATGGCCAAATTCCGTGAGAATGCTCCTAAACAATTCAATGCGACAGACATCGCGGTCTTTGAAGACTTTGTCCTTCAAACCAAGACTGATAAAGATGGTAATGTAACTACTCTTACAACACCGCCATCTGACGTACTGAAATACACCTTGGCTGATGATTCTTGGTTCGCTGTTCGTCCTTCTGGTACAGAACCAAAAATCAAGTTCTACATTGCAACAGTTGGTGAAACACTTGCTGAAGCGGAAGAAAAAATTGCCAATATTGAAAAAGAAATCAACGAATTTGTTGGATAA
- the mutY gene encoding A/G-specific adenine glycosylase, protein MLDLKKYGIEMWPEEKIVAFRKALLDWYDKNKRDLPWRRSKDPYAIWVSEIMLQQTRVDTVIPYYERFLHHLPTIKDLAQAEEEVILKLWEGLGYYSRVRNMQKAAQQMMADYGGRFPQAHAEIASLKGIGPYTAGAIASIAFDLPEPAVDGNVMRVLSRLFEVDYDIGLPANRKIFQALMEELIDPQRPGDFNQALMDLGSDIESPVNPRPEDSPVKDFSAAYLNGTMDKYPIKAPKKKPLPVAYQAFIIRNQHNQFLLEKNTDQGLLAGFWSFPLLEKGEEQDQQVSLFELAEAPVQPDLRQSFSDSYGLNVDWQEQEFTRVQHIFSHRKWQIELTEGLVKNDTVFSQRQTMWVAVEDFHRFPFAKPQQKMWESYQKKAANK, encoded by the coding sequence ATGTTAGATTTAAAGAAATACGGCATTGAGATGTGGCCCGAAGAAAAGATTGTTGCTTTTCGCAAGGCCCTTTTGGATTGGTATGACAAGAATAAGCGTGATCTTCCTTGGCGCAGGAGTAAAGATCCCTATGCTATTTGGGTGTCTGAAATCATGCTCCAGCAGACGCGTGTGGACACAGTCATTCCTTATTATGAACGGTTTTTACATCATTTACCGACCATAAAAGATTTGGCGCAGGCAGAAGAAGAGGTCATCCTAAAACTTTGGGAGGGCTTGGGCTATTACTCTCGTGTACGCAATATGCAAAAGGCGGCCCAGCAAATGATGGCTGATTATGGGGGTCGTTTCCCTCAGGCACACGCAGAAATTGCTAGTCTTAAAGGAATTGGGCCCTATACTGCCGGTGCCATTGCCAGCATTGCCTTTGATTTACCAGAACCGGCTGTCGACGGCAATGTTATGCGAGTTCTCAGTCGTCTTTTTGAGGTCGACTACGACATCGGCTTACCTGCCAACCGAAAGATTTTTCAGGCCCTAATGGAGGAACTCATTGACCCACAACGACCAGGGGACTTTAATCAAGCCTTGATGGATTTGGGTTCTGATATTGAATCACCTGTCAATCCACGACCGGAGGATAGTCCTGTCAAGGACTTTAGTGCGGCCTATCTCAACGGAACCATGGACAAATACCCCATCAAAGCTCCCAAGAAGAAGCCCCTTCCAGTCGCCTATCAGGCCTTTATTATCCGAAACCAACACAATCAGTTTCTTTTGGAGAAGAATACTGATCAAGGCCTTCTGGCTGGTTTTTGGTCTTTTCCACTTTTGGAAAAAGGGGAAGAGCAAGACCAGCAAGTATCTCTATTTGAATTAGCAGAAGCCCCTGTTCAACCAGATTTGCGGCAGAGCTTTTCAGACAGTTATGGACTAAATGTCGACTGGCAGGAGCAAGAATTTACCCGGGTCCAGCACATTTTTAGCCACCGCAAATGGCAGATTGAACTGACTGAAGGCCTTGTCAAAAACGATACAGTTTTCTCCCAGCGACAAACAATGTGGGTTGCTGTTGAAGATTTTCACCGTTTTCCTTTTGCCAAACCCCAGCAGAAAATGTGGGAATCCTACCAAAAAAAGGCAGCGAATAAATAG